Proteins from one Cicer arietinum cultivar CDC Frontier isolate Library 1 chromosome 3, Cicar.CDCFrontier_v2.0, whole genome shotgun sequence genomic window:
- the LOC101507162 gene encoding H/ACA ribonucleoprotein complex subunit 1-like protein 2 yields the protein MRPPRGGGRGGGFRGGRDGGFRGGRDGGFRGRGGGRFGGGRGGGGFRDEGPPSEVVEVSTFMHACEGDAVTKLTNEKIPFFNAPIYLQNMTQIGKVDEIFGPINESYFSIKMMEGIVATSYSAGDKFYIDPRKLLPLARFLPQPKGQAQAGGRGGGGGGRGFGRGGRGGGGFRGRGPPRGGRGPPRGGGRGGGFRGRGRF from the exons ATGAGACCTCCTAGAGGTGGTGGCCGTGGTGGTGGTTTCAGAGGTGGCCGTGATGGCGGCTTCAGAGGTGGACGTGACGGAGGTTTTCGTGGCAGAGGTGGTGGACGTTTCGGCGGTGGTCGTGGTGGAGGCGGCTTTCGTGATGAAGGGCCTCCCTCCGAAGTCGTAG AGGTTTCAACGTTTATGCATGCTTGTGAAGGAGATGCTGTGACAAAGCTTACCAATGAGAAAATTCCATTTTTTAATGCTCCTATATATCTTCAAAACATGACTCAGATTGGGAAAGTTGATGAAATCTTTGGTCCCATCAATGAATCT TACTTTTCAATTAAAATGATGGAAGGGATTGTTGCTACTTCTTATTCAGCCGGTGACAAGTTTTACATTGACCCAAGGAAACTCTTGCCTCTTGCAAGATTTCTTCCTCAACCAAA GGGACAAGCACAAGCTGGTGGTAGAGGTGGAGGCGGAGGAGGTCGTGGTTTTGGTAGAGGTGGCCGTGGAGGCGGTGGTTTTCGCGGAAGAGGTCCTCCTAGGGGTGGTAGAGGTCCACCTAGGGGTGGTGGACGTGGGGGTGGTTTCCGGGGAAGGGGCAGGTTTTAG
- the LOC101507678 gene encoding adenylyl-sulfate kinase 3, which yields MSTLSNATNIFWQDCQLGKPERQKLLNQKGCVVWITGLSGSGKSTLACSLSRELHSRGKLSYILDGDNLRHGLNKDLGFKPEDRTENIRRTGEVAKLFADAGLICVASLISPYRRDRDTCRAMLSDPNFIEVYMNMPLALCEARDPKGLYKLARAGKIKGFTGIDDPYEPPLNCEIEIKEDGGICPTPTVMAGQVVSYLEEKGFLEC from the exons ATGTCAACTCTGAGCAATgcaacaaatatattttggcAAGATTGTCAATTAGGAAAGCCGGAAAGGCAGAAGCTACTTAACCAAAAGGGATGCGTTGTATGGATCACTGGACTCAGTGGATCAG GAAAAAGCACATTGGCATGTTCACTAAGCAGAGAACTTCACTCAAGAGGAAAATTATCTTATATACTTGATGGAGATAACCTTCGGCATGGACTAAACAAGGATCTTGGTTTTAAACCTGAAGACCGCACTGAAAATATTCGCAGAACTG GTGAAGTGGCAAAACTATTTGCCGATGCTGGTCTAATATGTGTTGCCAGTCTGATATCTCCATATCGAAGAGATCGGGACACTTGTCGTGCCATGTTGTCTGATCCCAATTTTATCGAG GTCTACATGAACATGCCTCTAGCATTGTGCGAGGCACGTGATCCAAAAGGCCTCTATAAGCTTGCCCGTGCTGGAAAGATCAAAG GTTTTACCGGCATTGATGATCCTTATGAACCACCGTTAAATTGCGAG ATAGAAATAAAGGAGGATGGTGGAATTTGTCCCACACCAACTGTGATGGCAGGACAAGTTGTTTCTTACTTGGAGGAGAAAGGATTTCTTGAATGTTAA
- the LOC101508429 gene encoding glutamyl-tRNA reductase-binding protein, chloroplastic, translating to MKSMVTPLTRVTPIFRPNAYNALRFSPKPLHSSLPNSFIFTSPTPTLSMAASSQSTAPAVSSGDVNIKKDDVFQLIKAHQEKAARLPPVEEIRTVLDRSVRGMLSTFSKKFEGYPSGSMVDFACDANGCPILAVSDLAVHSKDLTANPKCSVLLARDPEDRTDLVITLHGDAIFVPEKDKEAIRAAYLARHPNAFWVDFGDFRFVRIEPKVVRFVSGVATALLGSGEFNGDEYKSAKVDPIAQFSKPVASHMNKDHSDDTKAIVQHWTSVPVDFAYILDLDRLGFNVKAGYQGDTFKLRVPFPRPAEDRKDVKTLIVEMLQASKPQV from the exons ATGAAGTCTATGGTGACGCCATTGACAAGGGTCACCCCAATTTTTCGCCCAAATGCCTATAATGCCCTTCGTTTCTCCCCCAAACCACTCCACTCTTCCTTACCAAACTCCTTCATCTTCACCTCTCCCACTCCCACTCTTTCAATGGCCGCTTCCTCACAATCCACTGCTCCG GCTGTGTCCTCTGGTGATGTTAACATCAAAAAAGACGACGtctttcaattaattaaagCTCATCAG GAAAAAGCTGCAAGACTTCCACCAGTTGAAGAAATTCGAACTGTCCTTGATCGTAGTGTACGTGGGATGCTCTCCACATTCTCAAAG AAGTTCGAGGGTTATCCATCTGGGTCTATGGTTGACTTTGCATGTGATGCAAATGGATGTCCTATATTAGCCGTGAGCGACTTGGCAGTTCATTCAAAg GACTTAACTGCTAATCCTAAATGTTCAGTGCTTTTGGCTAGAGATCCTGAAGATAGGACTGATTTGGTGATCACTTTACATGGTGACGCCATCTTT GTACCTGAAAAAGATAAAGAAGCCATACGAGCTGCATATTTGGCAAGACATCCCAATGCGTTTTGG GTTGACTTTGGAGACTTCCGATTTGTACGCATTGAACCAAAAGTTGTACGATTTGTGTCAGGTGTTGCCACAGCTTTGTTAGGATCAGGAG AGTTTAATGGAGATGAGTACAAATCTGCAAAAGTTGATCCCATAGCTCAGTTTTCCAAGCCAGTAGCG TCACATATGAACAAAGATCACAGTGATGATACTAAAGCGATTGTGCAGCATTGGACCTCAGTTCCG GTGGACTTTGCTTACATACTAGATTTGGATCGTCTAGGTTTCAATGTCAAG gCTGGTTATCAGGGAGATACTTTCAAGCTCCGCGTACCTTTTCCTCGACCTGCAGAAGATAGAAA GGATGTTAAAACTCTCATTGTTGAGATGCTCCAAGCTTCTAAGCCTCAAGTTTGA
- the LOC101508950 gene encoding LOW QUALITY PROTEIN: uncharacterized protein (The sequence of the model RefSeq protein was modified relative to this genomic sequence to represent the inferred CDS: deleted 2 bases in 1 codon) has translation METEERNQRACNKATEPEFFLQWGNRKRLRCVRVKDPRISTRLNGGIRRKLTSAVDNNNRSGVTLSEKETSHIHHHQQPNRLTRNSDGAILRSLAGDNRKSASPEKEDRYYXXXXXTTRGSAEENGKVTGDVNTGEERALVWPKLYITLSSKEKEEDFLAMKGCKLPQRPKKRAKLIQRSLLLVSPGAWLTDMCQERYEVREKKSNKKRPRGLKAMGSVESDSE, from the exons ATGGAGACAGAAGAGAGGAACCAGAGAGCGTGTAACAAGGCAACAGAACCAGAGTTTTTCTTGCAGTGGGGAAACAGAAAGCGTTTGAGATGTGTGAGGGTGAAAGACCCAAGGATTTCAACTAGACTCAACGGTGGAATCAGAAGGAAGCTTACTTCTGCCGTTGATAATAATAATCGTTCTGGTGTTACACTTTCTGAGAAAGAAACTTCACATATTCATCACCATCAACAACCTAATCGTCTCACAAG GAATTCCGATGGGGCTATTCTCCGGTCGTTGGCCGGGGATAATAGGAAATCAGCGTCGCCGGAGAAGGAAGACCGGTACTACANNNNNNNNNNNNNN ACGACGAGAGGGTCGGCGGAGGAGAACGGTAAAGTGACCGGCGATGTTAACACCGGTGAAGAGAGAGCTCTTGTTTGGCCTAAGCTTTACATAACTCTCTCTAgcaaagagaaagaagaagactTTCTTGCCATGAAAGGTTGTAAGCTTCCTCAGAGACCCAAAAAGAGGGCCAAGCTCATTCAAAGAAGCTTACTA CTGGTGAGTCCCGGAGCATGGTTGACTGATATGTGTCAAGAGAGATATGAAGTCAGGGAGAAGAAAAGTAACAAGAAG AGGCCAAGAGGGTTGAAGGCTATGGGGAGTGTGGAAAGTGACTCCGAATGA